The Polaribacter sp. Q13 sequence TTTTCATCAGTATCTACTTTTAAATCGTCTATAGCCTTTTTTAAACGTGTTCTTACGTTTTCTACTCTATCACCATCAAAAGCTTTTACTTCTTCTAAATATTTTTTGATATTGGCAATTCTTTCTTTAAAATCTATTTCTAAAGAAGCAGCTTCATCAATTCTATATTGTACAATATCTTTAATAGCAATATCTACACTTTCGTTGATAAGATTCCACTCGTTTTCATCTAATTCTTCACGTTCTGTTTTTAAAGCATCAGGCATTCTTACGGCCATTTTTAACAACTCAACATCATCAGAAGTACCAGTTTGTACAACATTTCTTAGTTGTTGCATGTATTCTTTTACAACTCCGTGATTAATAGTAGTAGAAGTTTCATCTGCAGTCATTTCTACAAAAATTGAAAAATCTACTTTACCACGAACTAAAGCACTAGCCAATTTTTTACGAACTGCCAATTCTTTTTCTTTGTAATAAGAAGGAATA is a genomic window containing:
- a CDS encoding YicC family protein, translating into MTGYGKSVLQLPTKKVTIEIKSLNSKNLDLNVRIPSYYKEKELAVRKKLASALVRGKVDFSIFVEMTADETSTTINHGVVKEYMQQLRNVVQTGTSDDVELLKMAVRMPDALKTEREELDENEWNLINESVDIAIKDIVQYRIDEAASLEIDFKERIANIKKYLEEVKAFDGDRVENVRTRLKKAIDDLKVDTDENRFEQELIYYLEKLDINEEKVRLANHLDYFLQTMESEDSNGKKLGFIVQEMGREINTTGSKANFAPMQKAVIQMKNELEQIKEQILNVL